One Acutalibacter muris DNA window includes the following coding sequences:
- a CDS encoding MGMT family protein codes for MSFRDEVYELVSRLPAGKLATYGQLAALCGRPRASRIVGAALLHAPEGLPCHRVIYRDGTLCCDKAFGGKEIQQQMLEAEGVPFLPDGRADLRVCQWEGPEAGFESED; via the coding sequence ATGAGCTTCAGGGACGAGGTATATGAGCTGGTAAGCCGCCTCCCTGCCGGGAAGCTGGCTACATACGGGCAGCTGGCGGCGCTGTGCGGCAGGCCCAGGGCCTCGCGCATAGTAGGCGCGGCCCTGCTCCACGCCCCGGAGGGGCTGCCCTGCCACCGGGTGATTTATCGGGACGGTACCCTGTGCTGTGACAAAGCTTTTGGGGGCAAGGAAATTCAGCAGCAAATGCTGGAGGCGGAGGGTGTCCCTTTTCTGCCGGACGGAAGGGCCGATTTGCGGGTTTGCCAGTGGGAGGGGCCCGAGGCAGGGTTTGAGAGCGAAGACTGA
- a CDS encoding FAD-dependent oxidoreductase has translation MKSTVHDPLRETVVYDRCDVLVVGGGPAGVTAAVAAKNSGAERVVLMERCAYLGGMATGGQVLLIPFLSDPILNGGREQLVAGLMNEWVDRLRACPNGAFGPQKWEIGSKDPEVLAKYRSHGLFIRKERVMYGVNCDPEMLKAVLNDMTEAAGVVVYCNCLGCQAVVEDVKATGVIFESKEGRKAVMAQVIVDCTGDGDIFATAGAGYESASLTTSRTANTSLVFRLGGVSYERYTKGLRETPSAREKLREAVRIAGYDMQIISSNRDDVVWIDSLIPRDCMTITGLTDTAFITTRTINPLIRYLRENFPGLEGAYLYDFASQVGTRGSRRLKGVERFTMDDIGKHTGREDIIAVLPTVSGLQAYPRMEMPYGVLVPEKLDGLLVAGRCFSSSEEANQEANWIPHCIALGQAAGTAAAMAVKEGIQPREVEPKSLRGILLEQGVYL, from the coding sequence ATGAAGAGTACAGTCCATGACCCCCTCCGTGAGACCGTGGTCTATGATCGGTGCGATGTGCTGGTGGTGGGCGGCGGCCCGGCTGGGGTGACGGCGGCGGTGGCAGCAAAGAATTCCGGTGCGGAGCGGGTGGTGCTGATGGAGCGCTGCGCCTATTTGGGCGGTATGGCTACCGGGGGGCAGGTATTGCTGATACCCTTCCTCAGCGACCCAATACTGAACGGCGGCAGGGAGCAGCTTGTGGCCGGCCTAATGAATGAGTGGGTAGACAGGCTACGGGCCTGCCCTAACGGCGCGTTTGGACCGCAAAAATGGGAGATCGGCTCGAAGGACCCGGAGGTATTGGCAAAATACCGCAGCCATGGGCTTTTTATCCGCAAGGAACGGGTCATGTATGGCGTGAACTGCGACCCGGAAATGCTGAAGGCCGTGCTGAACGACATGACAGAGGCGGCGGGAGTGGTGGTGTACTGTAACTGTTTAGGCTGCCAGGCTGTTGTTGAGGACGTCAAAGCGACCGGCGTAATATTTGAGAGCAAAGAGGGCCGGAAAGCGGTGATGGCTCAGGTTATAGTTGACTGCACCGGCGACGGGGACATTTTCGCCACAGCAGGAGCGGGGTACGAGAGCGCCAGCCTGACCACCTCCCGCACAGCCAATACCTCGCTGGTGTTCCGGCTTGGGGGTGTAAGCTATGAGCGCTATACCAAAGGGCTCAGGGAAACGCCAAGCGCCAGGGAGAAGCTGCGGGAAGCCGTTCGGATAGCGGGCTATGATATGCAGATCATCTCCTCAAACAGAGACGATGTCGTCTGGATAGACAGTCTTATACCAAGAGACTGCATGACCATAACGGGCCTTACAGACACAGCCTTCATTACCACACGGACTATAAACCCGCTGATAAGATATCTGCGGGAGAATTTCCCTGGGCTCGAGGGCGCTTATCTATATGATTTCGCCTCTCAGGTAGGCACCAGGGGCAGCAGGCGGCTGAAGGGCGTAGAACGCTTTACAATGGACGATATTGGGAAGCATACAGGACGCGAGGATATTATTGCGGTGCTTCCCACGGTGAGTGGGCTTCAGGCTTACCCCCGCATGGAAATGCCATATGGCGTTCTGGTGCCTGAGAAGCTGGACGGCCTTCTTGTGGCGGGCCGCTGCTTTTCCTCTAGCGAGGAGGCAAACCAAGAGGCCAACTGGATACCTCATTGTATCGCCTTGGGCCAAGCGGCAGGTACAGCCGCGGCCATGGCGGTAAAAGAGGGGATCCAGCCGCGTGAGGTCGAGCCAAAATCACTACGCGGCATACTGCTGGAGCAGGGAGTGTATTTATAA
- a CDS encoding AEC family transporter has protein sequence METTSIVFQQTLTMAIYMLVGFALFKGGKITKEGSKSLANLLVWLIIPAVIINSFCVELSLEKLRALGLSALLAAVALAVSAAISHFAFKKSPVDNFAAAFSNCGFMGIPLVRAGFGDEAVFLLVGFVVLLNLLQWTYGAALLKGDKGAVSLKGVLLNPITVGTAAGVVLFVTGLGSRLPGVLGGAIGGLAALNSPVAMLVLGIYMAQTSLKETVMSPRLYVLSAVRLLLIPAVTLALLTPLPVDLTMKYVILLGASAPVGANVAVYAQLYGKDYSYACRTVVLSTVLSILTLPVLVAAAGILW, from the coding sequence ATGGAAACCACCAGCATAGTATTTCAGCAAACCCTGACCATGGCGATATATATGCTCGTGGGATTCGCTCTGTTCAAGGGTGGAAAAATCACGAAGGAGGGCAGCAAGTCCCTGGCGAACCTGCTGGTATGGCTCATTATCCCGGCCGTAATCATCAACAGCTTTTGCGTGGAGCTCTCCTTGGAAAAGTTGAGGGCCCTGGGGCTCAGCGCCTTGCTTGCGGCTGTGGCCCTGGCGGTTTCGGCGGCCATATCCCATTTCGCCTTTAAGAAGAGCCCCGTCGACAACTTTGCCGCCGCCTTTTCTAACTGCGGCTTTATGGGCATCCCTCTGGTGCGGGCCGGCTTTGGAGACGAGGCTGTCTTTCTTCTGGTAGGCTTTGTGGTGCTGCTGAACCTTTTGCAGTGGACATATGGCGCGGCGCTGCTCAAGGGCGATAAGGGGGCGGTCTCCCTAAAGGGGGTGCTGCTGAATCCCATCACCGTGGGCACTGCCGCAGGGGTGGTGCTGTTCGTCACGGGGCTGGGCTCACGGCTGCCCGGGGTCCTGGGCGGAGCAATAGGCGGTCTGGCAGCCTTGAACTCCCCTGTAGCCATGCTGGTGCTGGGGATCTATATGGCACAGACCAGCTTGAAGGAGACCGTTATGTCCCCAAGGCTGTATGTGCTCAGCGCGGTTCGTCTGCTGCTCATTCCCGCTGTAACATTGGCCCTGCTCACGCCGCTGCCGGTGGACTTGACGATGAAATACGTGATCCTTTTAGGCGCCTCCGCGCCGGTGGGGGCCAATGTGGCGGTATATGCCCAACTGTATGGGAAGGACTACTCGTATGCGTGCAGAACAGTGGTGCTCAGCACGGTGCTGTCTATTCTGACGCTGCCTGTGTTGGTGGCAGCGGCGGGAATTTTATGGTGA
- a CDS encoding DUF5060 domain-containing protein, producing the protein MSLVQPVLSKEAISGLEAENPFLDVVITAEFTGPTGRL; encoded by the coding sequence ATGTCCCTGGTGCAGCCGGTGCTGTCAAAGGAGGCGATAAGCGGCCTTGAAGCGGAAAACCCCTTCCTGGACGTGGTGATAACCGCAGAGTTTACTGGGCCCACTGGGAGACTTTGA
- a CDS encoding aldose 1-epimerase, giving the protein MIELRKGHWFAAIDPDCGARVLSLRYKNEPVLREPENTDELSSEPLLYGMPFLFPPNRVADGHFTFDGKDYRLPINEPARNNHIHGLFAGASFMVLGSGPDRVITHMENKGEYFPFPCEVAMTDSLDKEGFCRKTQVTNTGAGDMPVEIGFHTAFAAPGEFMAPISRRRETDDSFIPTGDLLPLDGTEQEIAAGRGPRGVRVSGFYTAKEGSAGRMAQIGEFTYEVSEKFTDWVLFSRAGEGWVCVEPQTGPVNELSRYGCRRLRPGESLCLWQKISLLKKRKKGDNEEYSP; this is encoded by the coding sequence ATGATAGAATTGAGAAAAGGCCACTGGTTCGCGGCGATAGACCCGGACTGTGGGGCCCGGGTGCTGAGCCTGAGGTATAAAAACGAGCCCGTCCTGCGTGAGCCGGAAAATACGGACGAGCTCAGCTCCGAGCCCTTGCTGTATGGAATGCCGTTCCTCTTTCCCCCAAACCGGGTTGCGGACGGACATTTCACCTTTGACGGCAAAGATTACCGGCTGCCCATTAACGAGCCGGCCCGCAATAACCATATTCATGGACTTTTCGCGGGCGCTTCATTTATGGTGCTCGGGAGCGGGCCCGACCGGGTGATCACACATATGGAAAACAAAGGGGAATACTTTCCGTTTCCGTGCGAGGTGGCTATGACCGACAGCCTGGATAAGGAGGGCTTTTGCCGTAAGACGCAGGTCACAAATACCGGCGCGGGAGATATGCCCGTTGAGATCGGCTTCCACACGGCCTTTGCCGCTCCGGGAGAATTTATGGCCCCAATAAGCCGACGCCGGGAGACTGACGACAGCTTTATCCCAACAGGAGACCTGCTCCCTCTGGACGGCACGGAGCAGGAGATAGCGGCGGGCCGCGGGCCCAGGGGGGTGCGGGTCTCGGGGTTTTACACGGCCAAGGAGGGCAGCGCAGGCCGTATGGCGCAAATTGGGGAGTTTACTTATGAGGTGTCGGAGAAATTTACAGATTGGGTGCTTTTTTCCAGGGCGGGTGAAGGCTGGGTCTGTGTGGAGCCTCAGACCGGCCCAGTGAATGAATTGAGCCGTTATGGCTGCCGGAGGCTGCGCCCGGGTGAGAGCCTGTGCCTTTGGCAGAAAATCAGCCTTTTAAAGAAGAGAAAGAAGGGGGACAATGAAGAGTACAGTCCATGA
- a CDS encoding MATE family efflux transporter, producing the protein MPAENEKTELFERTPIPKAVMTLALPTVLSSLVMVLYHLADTFFVGMLDDPLQNAALTLSGPVLLAFNAVNNLFGVGTSSMMSRALGTKDYDTVYRSSAFGFYGSLISGVLFSAAFTAFRGPLLQVMGTQQSTLSATSDYLLWTVTFGAAPAILNVVLAYLVRSEGASLHASIGTMSGCLLNILLDPVFILPWGLNMGAAGAGLATFLSNCAACLYFFVLLFLRRGKTFVCVKPSMFGFRRAIVLGLLGVGVPASIQNLLNVTSRMVLNNFTAAYGPDAVAAMGIASTISSVAMQIAMGGSQGIMPLIGYNYASGNIKRMKETVIFLTAIALGFMAVATGAMFFGARWFTLLFIQNQSVVTFGAAFLRGLCLAQPFLCIDFTAVGVFQSCGMGRRALLFAVLRKIVLEIPALLLLDKLFPPYGLAYSQLVAEALLSAAAVIMLLRIFRTLEKKKSPLAGGGKV; encoded by the coding sequence ATGCCTGCAGAAAACGAAAAGACCGAATTATTTGAACGCACTCCCATTCCCAAGGCCGTTATGACCCTGGCCCTCCCCACCGTCCTCAGCTCCCTGGTGATGGTGCTCTACCACCTGGCGGATACCTTCTTTGTGGGGATGCTGGACGACCCCCTCCAAAACGCGGCCCTCACCCTCTCCGGACCCGTACTGCTGGCCTTTAACGCGGTGAACAACCTGTTCGGCGTGGGCACCTCCTCCATGATGAGTCGGGCCCTGGGAACGAAAGACTACGATACCGTATACAGAAGCTCCGCCTTTGGGTTTTACGGCTCCCTCATAAGCGGGGTGCTGTTTTCCGCGGCCTTCACTGCCTTCCGAGGGCCGCTGCTCCAAGTTATGGGCACACAGCAGAGCACCCTCTCCGCCACCAGCGATTACCTGCTCTGGACCGTGACCTTTGGGGCCGCTCCCGCCATCCTCAACGTAGTGCTGGCCTATCTGGTGCGCTCAGAGGGGGCGTCCCTCCACGCCAGCATCGGCACCATGAGCGGGTGTCTCCTGAACATACTCTTAGACCCTGTATTTATTTTGCCCTGGGGGCTGAATATGGGCGCGGCGGGCGCGGGCCTTGCCACCTTCCTCTCCAACTGCGCGGCCTGCCTGTACTTCTTCGTGCTGCTGTTCCTGCGCCGGGGGAAGACCTTCGTGTGCGTGAAGCCCTCCATGTTCGGGTTCCGCCGGGCTATTGTGCTGGGCCTCCTCGGGGTGGGCGTGCCGGCCTCTATCCAAAATCTGCTGAACGTGACCAGCCGCATGGTGCTTAACAACTTCACCGCCGCCTACGGCCCGGATGCGGTGGCGGCCATGGGCATTGCCAGCACCATCAGCTCCGTGGCCATGCAAATTGCCATGGGCGGCTCTCAGGGAATCATGCCCCTGATTGGTTATAACTACGCCAGCGGCAACATAAAGCGCATGAAGGAGACCGTCATCTTTTTGACAGCGATCGCTCTGGGCTTTATGGCAGTGGCCACGGGGGCCATGTTCTTTGGGGCCAGGTGGTTTACCCTGCTGTTCATCCAGAACCAGTCGGTAGTCACCTTCGGCGCGGCCTTCCTTCGGGGGCTCTGTCTGGCCCAGCCCTTTTTGTGCATTGACTTCACCGCCGTGGGGGTGTTCCAGTCCTGCGGCATGGGCAGGCGGGCCCTGCTGTTCGCGGTGCTGAGGAAGATCGTGCTGGAGATCCCCGCGCTGCTCCTGCTGGATAAGCTCTTCCCGCCCTACGGGCTGGCCTATTCCCAGCTGGTGGCAGAGGCCCTCCTGTCGGCGGCGGCGGTCATCATGTTGCTGCGGATCTTCCGCACCCTGGAAAAGAAAAAATCCCCCTTGGCGGGAGGCGGCAAGGTATGA